One stretch of Natronobacterium gregoryi SP2 DNA includes these proteins:
- a CDS encoding DUF7511 domain-containing protein, whose product MTVNELPQSDDGQSADAPLELLTDDEEVWTAVPVDATGDDRVTKWISVDYDLLCDLEEWR is encoded by the coding sequence ATGACGGTGAACGAGCTGCCCCAGTCGGACGACGGCCAGTCTGCGGACGCACCGCTCGAGTTGCTCACGGACGACGAGGAGGTATGGACGGCCGTTCCGGTCGATGCGACGGGGGATGACCGGGTGACAAAGTGGATCTCGGTCGACTACGACCTCCTCTGTGATCTCGAGGAGTGGCGGTAA
- a CDS encoding geranylgeranylglycerol-phosphate geranylgeranyltransferase, with product MTAGETVSGLLELTRPVNVIAASVLTFIGAFVAGGIVDQPFAVAAAVGATGLAVGAGNAMNDYFDREIDQINRPDRAIPRGAVSPRGALVFSVVLFGLAVLLAVSLPWTAIGIAAINLIALVAYTEFFKGLPGVGNALVAYLVGSTFLFGAAAVGDVGPAVVLFLLAALATLTREIVKDVEDVEGDREEGLNTLPIAIGERRALWIAAALLAIGVLASPLPYLLGYFGAVYLVLVVPAVLIMFGGTVQSFDDPTVGQSWLKYGMFLATLAFVVGRGSMELGLF from the coding sequence ATGACAGCGGGGGAGACGGTTAGCGGGCTACTAGAGTTGACGCGGCCGGTAAACGTGATTGCGGCGAGTGTGCTGACGTTTATTGGCGCGTTCGTCGCAGGTGGAATCGTAGACCAGCCGTTTGCGGTTGCGGCGGCAGTGGGTGCGACCGGGCTGGCTGTGGGCGCTGGAAACGCGATGAACGACTACTTCGATCGCGAGATCGATCAAATCAATCGGCCAGATAGGGCGATTCCACGCGGGGCGGTGAGCCCTCGGGGGGCGCTCGTGTTCAGCGTTGTTCTCTTCGGACTGGCGGTCCTGCTTGCGGTGTCGCTGCCGTGGACGGCGATCGGAATCGCGGCGATCAACCTCATTGCGCTGGTTGCTTACACTGAATTCTTCAAGGGGCTTCCCGGCGTCGGGAACGCGCTGGTCGCGTACCTGGTTGGGAGTACGTTCTTGTTTGGTGCTGCAGCGGTCGGTGACGTCGGCCCTGCTGTCGTTCTCTTCTTGCTCGCGGCGCTTGCAACCCTGACTCGAGAGATCGTCAAGGACGTCGAGGATGTCGAGGGTGACCGGGAAGAGGGACTGAACACGCTGCCGATCGCGATCGGCGAGCGACGGGCGCTGTGGATCGCCGCTGCGTTGCTAGCGATTGGCGTGCTGGCGAGTCCGCTCCCGTACCTTCTCGGGTACTTTGGGGCTGTCTACCTGGTGCTCGTTGTCCCGGCAGTCCTGATCATGTTCGGGGGGACCGTTCAGAGCTTCGACGATCCGACCGTGGGTCAGTCGTGGCTCAAGTACGGGATGTTTCTCGCGACGCTGGCGTTCGTCGTCGGACGGGGGTCGATGGAACTGGGGTTGTTTTGA
- a CDS encoding PLP-dependent cysteine synthase family protein, giving the protein MTSHDRPMESVLETIGQTPLVRIQDGVEDVRIYAKLESFNPGASVKDRIGRYMLERMLERGDVPAGGTVIEPTAGNTGIGLAIAAQQLGLDAIFVVPERFSQEKQQLMDALGAEIINTPTEDGMGGAIERAHELAEELDDAVVPQQFSNPLNAEAHYATTGPEIYETLDGEVGAVVAGCGTAGTLMGIARHALEQDDRTHVAAVEPEGSLYGEIVGEDRDEDEYKIEGIGTHDPSTNELFDPELVDDVYPVADRDAHDELVRLAREEGHLVASSAGAASVAAKRVARKIAIGDIETPHDTVVTIFPDSSERYLSKGIYRSFEEWSS; this is encoded by the coding sequence ATGACGAGCCACGACCGACCGATGGAGTCGGTACTCGAGACGATCGGTCAGACTCCGCTCGTGCGCATACAGGACGGGGTCGAAGACGTCCGGATCTACGCGAAACTCGAGTCGTTCAATCCGGGAGCGAGCGTGAAAGATCGGATCGGCCGGTACATGCTCGAGCGGATGCTAGAGCGGGGCGACGTTCCCGCAGGTGGCACGGTAATCGAGCCAACCGCCGGCAACACCGGGATCGGTCTCGCGATTGCCGCCCAACAGCTCGGACTGGACGCCATCTTCGTCGTCCCCGAACGGTTCAGCCAAGAGAAACAGCAGCTCATGGACGCACTGGGCGCGGAGATAATCAACACCCCAACCGAGGACGGAATGGGCGGCGCGATCGAGCGCGCCCACGAACTGGCCGAGGAACTCGACGACGCCGTCGTCCCCCAACAGTTCTCGAACCCGCTGAACGCGGAAGCCCACTACGCGACCACGGGGCCCGAAATCTACGAGACACTCGATGGCGAGGTCGGTGCCGTCGTCGCCGGCTGTGGAACGGCAGGCACACTCATGGGAATCGCCCGTCACGCTCTCGAACAGGACGATCGAACCCACGTCGCCGCTGTCGAACCCGAAGGATCGCTGTACGGCGAAATCGTCGGCGAAGACCGCGACGAAGACGAGTACAAGATCGAGGGGATCGGTACCCACGACCCCAGCACGAACGAGTTGTTCGATCCCGAACTAGTCGACGACGTCTACCCCGTCGCCGACCGCGACGCTCACGACGAACTCGTCAGACTCGCACGCGAGGAAGGCCACCTCGTCGCCTCGAGTGCCGGCGCGGCCAGCGTCGCAGCCAAACGCGTCGCCCGAAAGATAGCGATCGGCGATATCGAGACGCCCCACGACACGGTCGTAACTATCTTTCCAGACTCGAGCGAGCGGTACCTCTCGAAAGGGATCTACCGCTCGTTCGAGGAGTGGAGCTCCTGA
- a CDS encoding DUF5798 family protein encodes MGLGSTAKKLQGLSDRAEAMYKQVQKLQDRIVGLEEEMDDTHDTVKRLDHQISEQRELLIAIADEQGLDGEQILADAAIDEVELASEDEESVDGPKTES; translated from the coding sequence ATGGGACTTGGCAGCACTGCAAAGAAACTGCAGGGGCTCTCGGATAGAGCAGAGGCAATGTACAAACAGGTTCAGAAACTCCAGGATCGGATCGTCGGTCTGGAAGAGGAAATGGACGACACCCACGACACGGTCAAGCGACTCGACCACCAAATCTCCGAACAGCGCGAACTGCTAATCGCGATCGCCGACGAACAGGGACTCGACGGCGAACAAATTCTCGCGGACGCAGCGATCGACGAAGTCGAACTCGCGAGCGAAGACGAGGAGTCGGTCGACGGACCCAAGACCGAATCGTAA
- a CDS encoding LolA family protein: MIGRRLVAVFAVLAVLAVLGGFTALEPHASERDEPMPKELFESVFVHADDLESVHGDRTTEIVVGTGSDAETHSQRVEVVERPYTEYRSEVLESADPDRVGDVYVSTASINWWYDPDANVADYFAPTEPFDDDAVRADRADHAERQQRLSDLEYEGVETVADRKTHVLTVEAETESATDGVSVLVGDTEFVYALETVDPSDELEVHEQRLWIDAEYEFPLKQVLVLKADTENERYVMTEQFESVTFNGDVDEETFAFEPPENATVTDLGGG, translated from the coding sequence ATGATCGGTCGTCGCCTCGTTGCCGTGTTCGCTGTTCTCGCGGTCCTCGCCGTTCTTGGTGGTTTCACCGCTCTCGAGCCACACGCAAGCGAGCGTGACGAACCAATGCCGAAGGAACTCTTCGAAAGCGTGTTCGTTCACGCCGACGACCTCGAGAGCGTCCACGGCGACCGGACGACCGAAATCGTGGTCGGAACCGGAAGCGACGCCGAGACGCACAGCCAACGCGTCGAAGTCGTCGAGCGACCGTACACCGAGTACCGGAGCGAGGTTCTCGAGTCGGCCGACCCCGACCGCGTCGGCGACGTCTACGTTTCGACCGCCTCGATCAACTGGTGGTACGATCCCGACGCCAACGTGGCAGACTACTTTGCACCCACAGAGCCGTTCGACGACGACGCGGTTCGTGCGGATCGCGCCGACCATGCCGAACGCCAGCAGAGGTTGTCCGACCTCGAGTACGAAGGAGTCGAGACGGTCGCGGACCGCAAGACCCACGTGCTGACCGTCGAAGCGGAAACCGAGTCGGCCACAGACGGAGTGTCGGTTCTCGTCGGTGACACCGAGTTCGTCTACGCCCTCGAGACGGTCGATCCGAGCGACGAACTCGAGGTTCACGAACAACGGCTCTGGATCGACGCGGAGTACGAGTTCCCGTTGAAACAGGTGCTCGTTTTGAAGGCTGACACAGAGAACGAACGCTACGTCATGACCGAGCAGTTCGAGAGTGTCACGTTCAACGGCGACGTCGACGAGGAGACGTTCGCGTTCGAACCACCCGAGAACGCGACGGTGACCGATCTCGGCGGCGGTTGA
- a CDS encoding IS4 family transposase translates to MQSNPSSQEVKRYLTNFLPSEALEDHADAVGVVERDRKLQIPPLVWSFAFGFAGGASRTLASFRRSYNSTADKTLSPGGFYQRLTPTLAEYLRDLVECGLDEVAVPHTVSEEFNRFRDVMIADGTVLRLHKLLSEEYEGRREEQAGARLHLLHNVTEQTIDRFSVTDEKRHDSTQFETGSWLEGRLAILDLAYFKYRRFALIDENDGYFVSRLKRSSNPVVTDELREWSGRAIPLEGKKIFDVVDDFCRKYIDVEVEIEFDRREYAGTQSRDMKRFRVVGVRNEDADDYHLYITNLSREEFLPEDLATIYRCRWEAELLFRELKTQYRLDEFDTTKKHVVEILLYAALLSLVVSRELLSLVIEHADDNLVFPPERWAATFRSHAQLILYRLSGYLGYSPPPLLDRLIADAQKIHKQRPVLQEQLATAIKPAAEA, encoded by the coding sequence GTGCAGTCTAACCCCTCCTCACAGGAAGTGAAACGCTATCTCACTAACTTCCTTCCATCTGAAGCGCTCGAAGACCACGCCGATGCCGTCGGCGTGGTCGAGCGCGATCGGAAGCTGCAGATTCCACCGCTCGTCTGGTCATTTGCGTTCGGCTTCGCCGGCGGCGCAAGCCGAACGCTCGCCAGCTTCAGACGAAGCTACAACTCGACTGCAGACAAGACATTGTCCCCAGGAGGGTTCTATCAGCGGTTGACGCCGACTCTCGCAGAGTACCTCCGCGACCTCGTCGAGTGCGGGCTCGACGAGGTCGCTGTCCCCCACACTGTCTCAGAGGAGTTCAACCGATTCAGAGACGTGATGATCGCAGATGGAACGGTTCTCCGGCTTCACAAGTTGCTTTCTGAGGAGTACGAAGGTCGCCGTGAGGAGCAGGCTGGAGCACGGCTCCACCTGCTCCACAACGTCACTGAGCAGACGATCGACCGGTTCAGCGTCACAGACGAGAAAAGACACGACAGTACGCAGTTCGAGACAGGATCGTGGCTCGAAGGTCGGCTAGCGATCCTCGATCTGGCCTATTTCAAGTACCGGCGGTTCGCGTTGATCGACGAGAACGACGGCTACTTCGTGAGCCGACTGAAACGCAGCTCTAACCCGGTTGTAACCGACGAGTTACGGGAATGGAGCGGCCGCGCCATTCCCTTGGAAGGGAAGAAGATCTTCGACGTCGTGGACGATTTCTGCCGCAAGTACATCGACGTCGAAGTTGAGATCGAGTTTGACCGGAGAGAGTACGCGGGCACGCAGTCACGTGATATGAAACGGTTCCGCGTCGTCGGCGTCCGCAACGAGGACGCCGACGACTACCATTTGTACATCACGAATCTCTCGCGTGAAGAGTTCCTGCCGGAGGATCTAGCGACGATCTACCGCTGTCGCTGGGAAGCAGAACTACTGTTCCGGGAGCTGAAGACGCAGTACAGACTGGATGAGTTCGATACGACGAAGAAGCACGTCGTAGAGATTCTGCTGTACGCGGCGCTGTTGTCCTTGGTCGTGAGCCGTGAGTTGCTCAGCCTGGTCATCGAACACGCAGATGATAACCTCGTGTTTCCGCCGGAACGCTGGGCGGCGACCTTCCGGTCGCACGCCCAGCTCATTCTCTACCGGTTGAGTGGCTACCTCGGGTATTCTCCGCCACCACTGCTTGACCGCCTCATCGCCGACGCACAGAAGATCCACAAACAACGCCCGGTTCTCCAAGAACAGCTCGCTACCGCCATCAAACCGGCTGCTGAGGCCTAA
- a CDS encoding S9 family peptidase → MTREIRSYLSAHGTKGPTLAPDGRLAFLADTTGSMQVWTLGRPESWPTRRTFYDDRVSFVSWSPAGDEIAFGKDAGADEHDQLFRLEPEDGRIEQLTDRPDAIHAWGGWSPDGDRIAFTANRQDSSNFDVYVMDVADDESRSENAPTLVWEGDGRLEVSAWSPDGRHLLVVEAHASADDDLHVADVATGERRHVTPHEGHVRYRDPTFGPDGEAIYCASDATDDTLELVRIDLDTLEVDPVVDGGEWSIDGVALEAESGRLAFTRNVEGYSELHVGRLASPTKADTIEVEVPDGVVSNLTIGSSGERAAMTVSATDLNYSIYTVDLEGVGEDTAPEVERWTVPSSGGVPLEEYHGPDLVRYETFDGREIPAFFTRPEESEAGESPVIVDIHGGPHSQRRPSWRNRPVRQYFLDAGYAIFEPNVRGSSGYGREYAALDDVEKRMDSVRDVAAGVEWLRDRSELDADSIVCYGRSYGGFMVLACITEYPDLWAAAVDFVGIADWITFLENTGDYRRSHREAEYGSLAEDREFLESISPIHDAEQIECPLFVQHGANDPRVPVGEARQIAEAVEEQGVPVETCIFEDEGHHTTKLENRVEQFERIADFLEEYV, encoded by the coding sequence GTGACACGGGAGATTCGATCCTATCTGAGTGCACACGGCACGAAGGGACCGACGCTTGCACCGGACGGTAGGCTGGCGTTTCTCGCGGATACGACGGGATCGATGCAGGTTTGGACTCTGGGAAGACCGGAATCGTGGCCGACCCGGCGGACGTTCTACGACGACCGCGTTTCGTTCGTCTCGTGGTCGCCCGCTGGTGACGAAATCGCTTTCGGAAAGGACGCTGGAGCCGACGAACACGACCAGCTGTTCCGACTCGAGCCCGAGGACGGACGGATCGAGCAACTCACCGATCGGCCCGACGCGATCCACGCGTGGGGTGGCTGGAGTCCGGACGGCGATCGAATCGCGTTTACCGCCAACCGACAGGACTCGTCGAATTTCGATGTATACGTGATGGACGTCGCCGACGACGAGTCCCGGTCCGAAAACGCCCCGACGCTCGTCTGGGAGGGCGATGGTCGGCTCGAGGTCAGCGCCTGGAGTCCGGATGGTCGGCACCTCCTTGTCGTCGAGGCCCACGCCAGCGCAGACGACGACCTCCACGTGGCCGACGTGGCGACCGGCGAACGCCGACACGTTACGCCCCACGAGGGCCACGTCCGCTACCGCGATCCGACGTTTGGACCGGACGGGGAGGCGATCTACTGCGCGAGCGACGCGACCGACGACACCCTGGAGCTCGTCCGGATCGACCTCGACACACTCGAGGTCGATCCGGTCGTCGACGGCGGCGAGTGGAGCATCGACGGGGTCGCACTCGAGGCCGAGAGCGGCAGACTGGCGTTCACCCGTAACGTCGAGGGCTACTCCGAACTCCACGTCGGCCGGCTGGCGTCTCCAACGAAGGCAGACACTATCGAGGTCGAGGTGCCCGACGGCGTCGTTTCCAATCTGACGATCGGCTCCAGTGGCGAGCGTGCGGCGATGACCGTCTCCGCGACCGATCTGAACTACTCGATCTACACGGTCGACCTCGAGGGCGTCGGCGAGGACACGGCCCCAGAAGTAGAGCGGTGGACGGTCCCGTCGTCGGGCGGCGTCCCGCTCGAGGAGTACCACGGACCCGACCTGGTTCGGTACGAGACCTTCGACGGGCGGGAGATTCCCGCCTTTTTCACTCGTCCAGAGGAGTCCGAGGCGGGAGAGTCGCCAGTGATCGTGGACATCCACGGCGGGCCACACTCCCAGCGTCGGCCCTCGTGGCGCAACCGTCCCGTCCGGCAGTACTTCCTGGACGCCGGCTACGCCATCTTCGAGCCGAACGTTCGCGGCTCGTCGGGCTACGGCCGCGAGTACGCCGCCTTAGACGACGTCGAGAAGCGCATGGACTCGGTTCGCGACGTCGCAGCGGGCGTCGAGTGGCTCCGCGACCGTTCCGAGCTAGACGCCGACTCGATCGTCTGCTACGGCCGGTCCTACGGCGGGTTCATGGTGCTCGCCTGCATCACCGAGTACCCCGACCTGTGGGCGGCCGCCGTCGACTTCGTCGGCATCGCGGACTGGATCACGTTCCTCGAGAACACCGGCGACTATCGACGCTCCCACCGCGAGGCCGAGTACGGATCGCTCGCGGAGGACCGGGAGTTCCTCGAGTCGATCAGCCCCATCCACGACGCCGAGCAGATCGAGTGCCCGCTGTTCGTCCAGCACGGCGCGAACGACCCGCGTGTGCCGGTCGGCGAAGCACGCCAGATCGCCGAGGCCGTCGAGGAACAGGGCGTCCCCGTCGAAACCTGTATCTTCGAAGACGAGGGCCATCACACGACCAAACTCGAGAATCGCGTCGAACAGTTCGAACGGATCGCGGACTTCCTCGAGGAGTACGTGTAG
- a CDS encoding type IV pilin, whose product MFETVTQRFGDEDERAVSPVIGVILMVAITVILAAVIATFVLGIGDDVQQDPQAGVNIDDADQSEVEVSLTSLGNADGVAIVDANDGEPIDDGVLTSTGMAETVENGDKSYTVVAYIGELDDEPKGEPVDDQATATATIGDFEVDGD is encoded by the coding sequence ATGTTCGAAACAGTAACTCAGCGGTTTGGAGACGAGGACGAACGTGCCGTTTCACCAGTCATCGGCGTTATTCTCATGGTTGCGATTACCGTTATTCTCGCGGCCGTGATCGCAACGTTCGTGCTCGGGATCGGCGACGACGTACAGCAGGACCCACAGGCGGGCGTGAACATCGACGACGCCGACCAGAGCGAGGTCGAAGTGTCCCTGACGTCGCTGGGTAACGCGGACGGTGTTGCCATCGTGGATGCTAACGACGGAGAACCCATCGACGATGGCGTTCTCACCTCGACAGGAATGGCGGAGACCGTCGAGAATGGTGACAAGAGTTACACAGTCGTAGCGTATATCGGAGAGCTTGATGACGAACCCAAGGGGGAACCTGTAGACGATCAGGCCACCGCAACTGCAACGATCGGTGACTTCGAAGTCGACGGTGACTAA
- a CDS encoding transposase, producing the protein MSSATLQDDPSVDSFFNVVETETLALFEHLSFEFLEEFDVFAPAETGRTRDHEPPELMRGFLHCYYKDIYGIRPVERELRNTVVWLSCGFDRPPSRDAVDRFLTDLEHVVDEVFDHLVEQAALRGLLDLTYSIDSTDVRAMPADQDASKCYDPTNDEYYHGYGCTIVSTGQKIPIAAEFTESKQATEETAMRVTRDALAVAKPIWMVGDSAYDTLDWHDHLLAAGVVPVAPYNARNTDDPKDIEYRVEDRIEQHSEDVQLKQSTLDETYNRRTGVERTNESVKDCGLGRTHARGRVHARSQVFLALCLRLVIAITNYERGDNPGSTVITV; encoded by the coding sequence ATGAGTTCAGCGACCCTGCAAGATGACCCTTCGGTAGACTCGTTTTTCAATGTCGTGGAGACCGAGACGCTAGCGCTGTTCGAGCACCTTTCCTTCGAGTTTCTCGAAGAGTTCGACGTGTTCGCCCCGGCGGAGACGGGGCGAACACGAGACCACGAACCTCCAGAGCTGATGCGTGGCTTTCTCCACTGCTACTACAAGGACATCTACGGCATTCGCCCCGTTGAACGAGAGCTACGGAATACAGTTGTCTGGCTGAGCTGTGGGTTCGATCGACCGCCGTCGAGAGACGCGGTCGATCGCTTCCTCACCGATCTCGAACACGTCGTTGACGAGGTTTTCGACCACCTCGTCGAGCAGGCCGCCTTGCGGGGCCTGCTCGACTTGACCTACTCCATTGATTCAACTGACGTGAGGGCGATGCCTGCCGATCAAGACGCGTCGAAGTGCTACGATCCAACCAACGACGAGTACTACCACGGCTACGGCTGTACAATCGTCTCGACCGGGCAAAAGATCCCGATTGCGGCGGAGTTCACAGAGAGTAAACAAGCGACAGAGGAGACGGCGATGCGCGTCACCCGTGACGCGCTCGCCGTCGCCAAGCCGATTTGGATGGTCGGTGACAGTGCCTACGACACGCTGGACTGGCACGACCACCTGCTGGCTGCAGGGGTCGTGCCAGTCGCCCCGTACAACGCGCGAAACACCGACGACCCGAAAGATATCGAGTATAGGGTCGAAGACCGTATCGAACAACACAGCGAGGACGTTCAGTTGAAGCAGTCCACGTTGGATGAGACGTACAACCGCCGTACTGGAGTCGAACGAACCAACGAATCAGTGAAGGACTGCGGCCTCGGGCGAACGCACGCCCGAGGCCGCGTTCACGCACGATCGCAGGTGTTCCTCGCTCTGTGCCTTCGTCTCGTCATCGCAATTACCAACTACGAACGTGGAGACAATCCGGGAAGCACCGTGATCACGGTGTGA
- a CDS encoding universal stress protein, whose amino-acid sequence MTFVVPFDGSNLAEAALARAVEYGRALEEDVVAVTVVPERTRYAREKNWIGEDEPYDIDAAVDRLREQVGDLAPDAAFEYDRIREFPSEDRIADHVERLALEYDPSVVFLGSDNVGRVVTPLTSVGVHVAAERVYDVFVVRQLHPPKVDALEPHTEFYEDE is encoded by the coding sequence ATGACGTTTGTCGTCCCGTTCGACGGATCGAACCTCGCAGAAGCTGCACTCGCCAGAGCCGTCGAATACGGCCGGGCTCTTGAGGAAGACGTCGTCGCCGTGACGGTCGTTCCCGAACGCACCCGGTACGCACGGGAGAAAAACTGGATCGGCGAGGACGAACCCTACGACATCGACGCCGCCGTCGACCGACTCCGGGAGCAAGTCGGGGACCTCGCCCCCGACGCCGCCTTCGAGTACGACCGCATTCGAGAGTTCCCATCGGAGGACCGCATCGCCGACCACGTCGAACGGCTGGCACTCGAGTACGACCCCAGCGTCGTCTTCCTCGGCAGCGACAACGTCGGGCGCGTCGTCACGCCGTTGACGAGCGTCGGCGTCCACGTCGCTGCCGAGCGAGTCTACGACGTCTTCGTCGTTCGACAACTGCACCCGCCGAAAGTGGATGCACTCGAGCCACACACCGAGTTCTACGAGGACGAATGA
- a CDS encoding sugar phosphate isomerase/epimerase family protein, with protein sequence MDLGLTVGDSIDRTARTIDGFDFAELSIGEGTDMDSINSERLETVLEGSDADLCVHLPFKQVVATSVPEIDDAIREYLSRLLEWAGSVDARKAVLHGTARNPHDTDLRPIFAAQLEAIGTAAEAEGVELVVENVGHQKRGLPLSVLGDLARETDTSVCFDIGHAYMEDGNDAVDRFLSGYGDLVSHLHVHDARSRGDTHLPIGAGEIDYGIVTDHLAGFDGTVAIEVFTDDLALLQDTGERATAALEDA encoded by the coding sequence ATGGACCTCGGGCTCACCGTAGGCGACTCGATCGATCGAACGGCACGAACCATCGACGGCTTCGACTTCGCGGAGCTATCGATCGGTGAAGGAACAGATATGGACTCGATCAACAGCGAACGACTCGAGACCGTCCTCGAGGGTTCGGACGCCGACCTCTGTGTCCACCTCCCGTTCAAACAGGTCGTCGCGACGTCCGTCCCCGAGATCGACGACGCAATTCGGGAGTACCTGTCACGGCTACTCGAGTGGGCGGGCTCGGTCGACGCACGAAAGGCCGTTCTCCACGGGACCGCTCGCAACCCCCACGACACCGATCTTCGGCCGATCTTCGCGGCCCAGCTCGAGGCGATCGGCACGGCGGCCGAGGCAGAAGGTGTCGAACTCGTCGTGGAGAACGTCGGTCACCAGAAACGGGGACTCCCGCTCTCGGTACTTGGCGACCTCGCGCGCGAAACCGACACGTCAGTCTGTTTCGACATCGGTCACGCGTACATGGAAGACGGTAACGACGCCGTCGACCGGTTCCTCTCGGGATACGGCGATCTCGTCTCGCACCTCCACGTCCACGACGCCCGCAGCAGGGGTGACACCCACCTGCCGATCGGTGCTGGCGAGATCGACTACGGCATCGTCACCGACCACCTCGCCGGCTTCGACGGCACCGTCGCAATCGAAGTGTTCACCGACGACCTCGCGCTGTTGCAGGATACGGGAGAACGGGCGACGGCCGCACTCGAAGACGCCTGA
- a CDS encoding pyridoxamine 5'-phosphate oxidase family protein produces the protein MRGLRWINLPEAERNEFLGNGGTGVLAFGTGPDESPTAFPVSYGYAAEAERFYFRLSFSSGTSKEDVIDNPVTLTVYDETDEGWRSVVASGPLEPLSDLPEESIEVQQMWAVTIPTIDIFDRPRDEIPFQDFCLDPKAITGRKSVPD, from the coding sequence ATGAGGGGACTTCGCTGGATCAACCTGCCTGAAGCGGAACGAAACGAGTTTCTGGGAAACGGCGGGACGGGAGTGCTCGCGTTCGGGACTGGTCCCGACGAATCACCGACCGCGTTTCCGGTCTCCTACGGGTACGCCGCCGAAGCCGAAAGATTCTATTTCCGACTTTCTTTTTCTTCGGGAACCAGCAAAGAAGACGTCATCGACAACCCGGTCACACTCACCGTCTACGACGAAACTGACGAGGGCTGGCGTAGCGTCGTCGCGAGCGGACCGCTCGAACCGCTTTCCGACTTGCCAGAGGAGTCGATCGAAGTCCAGCAGATGTGGGCAGTCACAATTCCGACTATCGATATCTTCGATCGACCGCGAGACGAGATTCCGTTCCAGGATTTCTGTCTGGACCCGAAGGCTATTACGGGTCGGAAAAGCGTTCCCGACTAG
- a CDS encoding CBS domain-containing protein translates to MCARVTDVMTENVVTCERDTSLAPAAKRMVEEEVGSVVVTNDGTPYGIVTESDVVYASYRADRPITKIPTRKVASHPLETVEPTAPVRLVVDRMREEQIKKLVVVEDLTLRGIVTTWDLVDHYGELTGEVKTIRQRRQRRADEWTGL, encoded by the coding sequence ATGTGTGCTCGCGTCACGGACGTCATGACTGAAAACGTCGTCACCTGTGAACGTGATACGTCTCTCGCGCCGGCGGCAAAGCGGATGGTCGAAGAGGAAGTCGGCAGCGTCGTCGTTACGAACGACGGGACGCCGTACGGAATCGTCACGGAATCGGACGTCGTCTACGCCAGTTATCGTGCAGACCGACCGATCACGAAGATTCCGACGCGGAAGGTTGCGAGCCATCCACTCGAGACCGTCGAACCGACGGCCCCCGTTCGTCTCGTCGTCGACCGGATGCGTGAAGAGCAGATCAAGAAACTCGTCGTCGTCGAGGATCTGACGTTACGAGGGATCGTAACGACCTGGGATCTCGTCGATCACTATGGCGAGCTGACGGGCGAAGTCAAGACGATCCGTCAGCGAAGACAGCGGCGTGCCGACGAGTGGACGGGTCTGTGA